A genome region from Syntrophales bacterium includes the following:
- a CDS encoding TatD family hydrolase — protein sequence MFIDSHIHLTMDAFDRDRDEIIRRAKEAGVDLMVTVGTTLDDSREAISLAGQYEAVYATIGIHPHDVKDIVNLTYDSLRELAKMDKVVAYGEIGLDFVRNLSPKEVQIKRFGEQLELAGELRLPIIIHDRNAHREMLEMLKGWRERGGVFHCFSGDYDMAKRCLDMGFYISIPGTVTFENAVRLQEVTGLIPLTGLLLETDAPYLSPHPHRGERNEPAYIVHTAGRIAEIKGLSLEEVGKVTSQNARALFNLPSKNGWIVST from the coding sequence ATGTTTATAGATTCCCATATACATCTCACGATGGATGCATTCGACCGGGACAGGGACGAGATAATCAGGAGGGCGAAAGAGGCAGGTGTGGATTTGATGGTAACTGTCGGGACGACCCTTGATGACTCCAGAGAGGCTATCTCCCTTGCCGGTCAATATGAGGCGGTTTATGCCACCATCGGTATTCATCCCCACGACGTAAAGGACATCGTCAACCTGACTTATGACTCCCTCAGGGAACTGGCAAAGATGGACAAAGTCGTGGCCTATGGGGAGATCGGCCTTGACTTTGTTCGTAATCTGTCCCCAAAGGAGGTGCAGATCAAGAGGTTCGGGGAGCAGCTCGAACTGGCCGGTGAACTCCGCCTGCCCATTATCATCCATGATCGGAATGCCCATAGGGAGATGCTGGAGATGCTCAAGGGCTGGAGGGAAAGGGGAGGTGTCTTCCACTGTTTTTCGGGGGACTATGACATGGCTAAAAGGTGTCTCGATATGGGATTCTATATCTCCATCCCGGGGACGGTCACCTTTGAGAATGCAGTAAGGCTTCAGGAGGTGACAGGACTTATTCCCCTGACCGGTCTCCTCCTGGAAACGGATGCGCCCTACCTCTCTCCCCATCCCCACCGGGGAGAGAGAAATGAACCGGCCTACATCGTTCATACGGCAGGGAGGATAGCGGAAATAAAGGGGCTGTCTCTCGAAGAGGTGGGAAAGGTGACATCCCAAAACGCAAGGGCCCTCTTTAACCTTCCATCTAAGAACGGATGGATCGTTTCAACCTGA